From Hymenobacter sediminicola:
GTCTGGCTGGGCGCCGGTTCAGCGAGTGCCTGTTTGAAAACTGCAACCTCGCCGGCACTAGCCTTGCCGATACGGCGCTGCAAAATGTGGCCTTCGAGGGCTGTAAGCTGCTGGGCCTGCCCTTTCATGCCTGTCGCGACATGCTCTTTGATGTGCACTTCGACCGGTGCCAGCTTGACTATGCCATCTTCTCAGGCAAAAACATGCCTAACACCCGCTTCGTGGAATGCTCGTTGCGCGGGGCAGATTTCACCCACACCGACCTGTCGGGTGCGCTGTTTCAGGACTGCCGCTTAAACGAAGCCGTTTTCAGCCAGACCAACCTAACTGGGGCTGACCTAACTACTACGCAGGATTTGGTGCTCGACCCTGAGCAGAACGAACTAAAAAACACTCGCTTTGCACTGCATAACCTGCCCGGTTTGCTTACAAAGTATGGAATAGTGGTAGTGTAGACAGCAAGTTTGGCAATCGGCGCGCCTGTTTGTTCGTCCCCAGCGCCAAACTTGCTAGTTCCCTGTTTCACCGTCTCAGCTTTTGTACCTTTGCGGCGCGTTTTTCTATCCCGAAGACGCCGCGAACTGACTGACTTATGGAAAGAGAAGTACGGGTGCGCTTTGCGCCCAGCCCCACGGGGCCGCTGCATATTGGTGGCGTGCGCACAGCGCTGTATAACTATCTGCTGGCTCGCAAGCTGGGCGGCAAGATGCTGCTTCGCATCGAGGACACCGACCAGAACCGCTTCGTGCCCGGCGCCGAAGACTATATCCGCCAGAGCCTAGAATGGGCAGGCATCGAGCTTGACGAAAGCCCCTGGACGGCCACGCCCGGCCCCCATGCGCCCTACCGCCAGAGCGAGCGGAAACCCATGTACATGCAGTACGCGCAACAGCTCATTGACAGCGGCCACGCCTACTATGCCTTCGATACGGCTGAGGACCTGGATGCCATGCGCGCCCGTCTTACGGCGGCTAAAGTGCCCAATCCGCAGTACAACAGCATTACGCGCGCCCAGATGCGTAACTCGCTCACGCTGCCCGCCGAAGAGGTGAAGCAACTGCTGGAAAGTGGTGCGCAGTATGTAATTCGCCTAAAAGTGCCCCGCAAGGAGGAAATCCGCTTCAACGACCTTATCCGGGGTTGGGTAGTGGTGCACTCCTCGGCTGTAGACGACAAGGTGCTGATGAAATCGGATGGCATGCCGACTTACCACTTGGCCAACATCGTAGATGACCATCTGATGGAAATCACGCACGTTATCCGGGGTGAAGAGTGGCTGCCCTCGGCGCCGTTGCACGTGCTACTCTACCGCTACTTTGGCTGGGAAGACACCATGCCGCAGTTTGCCCACCTGCCCTTGCTGCTCAAGCCCGATGGCACTGGCAAGCTAAGCAAGCGCGACGGCGACCGGCTAGGCTTTCCGGTGTTCCCACTGGAATGGCACGGCAAGGACGCTGAAACCGGCGAGCCGACGGTGAGCAGCGGCTACCGCGAAAGCGGCTATCTGCCCGAGGCGTTCATAAACTTCCTAGCCTTCCTTGGCTGGAATCCTGGCACTACGCAAGAGCTTTTCACTATGCAGGAGCTCATCGACTCGTTCTCGATTGAGCGGGTGAGCAAGTCGCCAGCCCGTTTCGATCAGAACAAGGTGCGCTGGTACAACGAGCAGTACCTACGCGCCAAACCGGACGCCGAATTGGCGCAGTACCTGCAGGAAGCCCTCAAAGGCCAAGGCCTGGAGGTACCGACCAACAAAGCCGAGCAGATTGCCGCTCTCGTGAAAGAGCGTGCTACCTTCCCGGCCGATTTGGCTAAGGA
This genomic window contains:
- a CDS encoding pentapeptide repeat-containing protein; translated protein: MRRSASRKPAKALAKPSYFPPENVLERAMPPALVGQQEFENYHFRNFDLSQASLAGRRFSECLFENCNLAGTSLADTALQNVAFEGCKLLGLPFHACRDMLFDVHFDRCQLDYAIFSGKNMPNTRFVECSLRGADFTHTDLSGALFQDCRLNEAVFSQTNLTGADLTTTQDLVLDPEQNELKNTRFALHNLPGLLTKYGIVVV
- the gltX gene encoding glutamate--tRNA ligase, with product MEREVRVRFAPSPTGPLHIGGVRTALYNYLLARKLGGKMLLRIEDTDQNRFVPGAEDYIRQSLEWAGIELDESPWTATPGPHAPYRQSERKPMYMQYAQQLIDSGHAYYAFDTAEDLDAMRARLTAAKVPNPQYNSITRAQMRNSLTLPAEEVKQLLESGAQYVIRLKVPRKEEIRFNDLIRGWVVVHSSAVDDKVLMKSDGMPTYHLANIVDDHLMEITHVIRGEEWLPSAPLHVLLYRYFGWEDTMPQFAHLPLLLKPDGTGKLSKRDGDRLGFPVFPLEWHGKDAETGEPTVSSGYRESGYLPEAFINFLAFLGWNPGTTQELFTMQELIDSFSIERVSKSPARFDQNKVRWYNEQYLRAKPDAELAQYLQEALKGQGLEVPTNKAEQIAALVKERATFPADLAKEAQIFFTRPGSYDEQVISKKWNAQVAGALTEFAKQLPAATDTTPDAIKALLTQVVEGQGLKLGQVLQALRVAVTGAAAGPDLMAIMSILGTQETAQRIEGAVATLAQPAA